A window of the Pogona vitticeps strain Pit_001003342236 chromosome 4, PviZW2.1, whole genome shotgun sequence genome harbors these coding sequences:
- the LOC110080716 gene encoding chitinase-3-like protein 1 has protein sequence MSHVFVWMGLLALTLLHCGSAFKVVCYFTNWSQYRETTGRFTPENIDPSLCSHIIYAFAKIEDNVIANSEWNDATMYKKINSLKSRNPSLKTLLSVGGYGVGTAPFRRITRSPFYRSEFVISVVQFLQQHNFDGLDLSWHGAEQSDKERLSDLVKDLSAAFNNEGMQKFILSVSVPAGKEAIDKGYDIKTISEYADFINAMTYDFHGYWEDNSHPYTGHGSPLQKGHADSGSASAYNVDYAVHFLKTEGAPLQKIVMAIPTHGRTFTLSSAQTMVAAPASGPGTPGAFTKKAGTLAYYEICSFNHGATKRWTEEQSVPYSYKGNQWVGYEDIRSVQIKARYVKSNHLGGVNIWSLDQDDFSGSFCNEGKYPLLGAIKMELDKRE, from the exons ATGAGTCATGTGTTTGTGTGGATGG gTCTCCTGGCACTGACACTTCTTCATTGTG GCTCTGCCTTTAAGGTGGTTTGTTATTTCACCAACTGGTCTCAGTATCGGGAAACTACAGGGAGGTTCACCCCTGAAAACATTGATCCAAGTCTCTGCAGCCACATCATTTATGCTTTTGCCAAAATAGAAGACAATGTGATTGCCAATTCTGAATGGAATGATGCAACTATGTATAAGAAAATCAACAGTCTTAAATCCAG AAATCCCAGTTTGAAAACTCTTCTGTCTGTTGGTGGCTATGGCGTGGGTACTGCACC CTTCAGAAGAATAACAAGATCTCCATTCTACCGCTCAGAATTTGTGATTTCAGTGGTGCAGTTTCTTCAACAACATAATTTTGATGGCTTAGATCTTTCTTGGCACGGTGCAGAACAGAGTGACAAAGAACGTTTATCTGACCTGGTCAAG GATCTGTCTGCAGCATTTAACAATGAAGGGATGCAAAAATTCATACTGAGCGTTTCAGTACCTGCTGGAAAGGAAGCCATTGATAAAGGCTATGATATAAAGACTATCTCAGA GTATGCAGATTTCATTAATGCCATGACCTATGATTTTCATGGTTACTGGGAAGATAACAGCCACCCATACACCGGCCATGGAAGCCCCCTTCAGAAAGGCCATGCTGACTCTGGCAGTGCATCCGCTTATAATGTG GACTATGCTGTGcattttttaaagacagaagGTGCCCCACTTCAGAAGATCGTCATGGCAATTCCCACACATGGACGCACTTTCACTCTTTCTTCTGCACAGACAATGGTTGCGGCCCCAGCCTCTGGTCCTGGTACACCTGGAGCTTTCACAAAGAAAGCAGGAACGCTGGCCTACTACGAG ATCTGCAGTTTTAACCATGGTGCCACGAAGAGGTGGACTGAGGAGCAAAGCGTCCCCTACTCCTATAAAGGGAACCAGTGGGTAGGATATGAAGATATCAGAAGTGTTCAGATCAAG gCTCGCTATGTGAAGAGCAATCACTTGGGAGGTGTTAATATTTGGTCCCTTGACCAAGatgatttttcaggttctttCTGCAACGAGGGAAAATATCCACTGCTTGGGGCTATTAAAATGGAACTGGACAAGCGGGAATAA